One Dermacentor albipictus isolate Rhodes 1998 colony chromosome 10, USDA_Dalb.pri_finalv2, whole genome shotgun sequence genomic window, aacgtgccgcacgagacagattgcccgcgccagccaatatacgCGAAATGTAAGCACGTatatagctgcgctcaaatttcgtattagggagtatcgtaatcataggtgaacgttttgtgtatgtgcgtgtgttcttttttttacactgACGACGACCTTATTTTATGCCGCACAATCAACAAGAAACCCGCATAGGTTCATTGTTCACGGCTGCCCAGCCGAGAGCCCAAGTTTGGGAATAACTGTGCTGATGAACTAAATGCTGGACGATTTGGTTCCAGTTTATTTTCTAGCTTTGCGCGAAACGCACGTGAACATAATAAAAGGAAGGCACAGGCGACACGAGTGACCAAGACAATTTTTGACGTGGGCGGTGACCACAgtcccttgtgtgtgtgtgtgtgtgtgtgtgtgtgtgtgtgtgtgtgtgtgtgtgtgtgtgtgtgcgtgtgcgtgtgcgtgtgtgtgtgtgtgtgtgtgtgcgcgtgcgcatgcgtatgcgtgtgcgtgtgcgtgtgtttcacGTGCTAAAGGAAAGATCATCTGCTGGTTCAACTCTTGACTATGGGCTGTACTCCATCAACAACGTTCGAAAACGTCGGAGGAGGGGTTGACCGACTCGTGGCATTGCTGTGTTGTAGCTGTATCGGACGTGTGTACTGATTATATCAGCGCGGATGCGCATCTGTGATGCGCAGTTGTACAGCGCGCTGCATTCATGTCTTTATAAGCCATGCTCTCAATAAACCTTCGTTCTTTCCTGCACTGACCATGCTGCTGTAAGCGTCGTCTCCCTTGGCACGTTACAGTAGCCAGGAGCGCCACAACCCTTGTCCTCGCCGAGCAGAACCCGGACAAAGTAAAGGAAGGCGCCGTGGACGTCGAGTTCTCTCGCTCATGCTCTTGCTCTCATGCCTAGTGAGTGGCTCAAAGAAATGACGCTACGGACAAGCggcttatacaaaaaaaaaaggtgtctctcTCTCAAGTCGTCACCTTAGCTCGACGACTGAGAATGATCGATAACTGCATCCTTTTTAAAACGGAGTGACGGCAGTCACCTAACtggcttgagttaatcaggtttTACTGCATCTATTCCAGTCTGGAATAggaatgggagaggcctttgccctgcagtgggcgtaaccaggctgatgatgatgatgatgatgatgattccagtCTAGCTTCTTGCCTACTTCCACTTCATCCTGCAAAGTTACTTATGCCTGTAACAGTCCTGCACCCATACTttccatactttttttttttcgccaccgaTAATAtaaacgtctcttgcttgtcTTCATGTCGACCGCTTAGTATTCCCACGAACTTTGAACCTCATGCGCTTCTTGACTGTTCTGAGCTGGGAATGGCATTCGAATGTGCCGAATAATCcctgtttctttttctgcagaAGACACATGTCTCACACTCTTGAGGGTATTTATTGTATCTTTTTTCTGATAAAGCCGCCAGTTCGGATTTTTGACGTTTAGTATCTGGATTTAGGATGCTTCGCACATCGTTTTACCAAGCAGAATCACCACCAAATAAGGTCACGTGCTTGCTTAATGTTGTCGCCATTCAAGGACGGGCGGAACCGTATCCAGCATAGCACCATAGCCTCCGAGATCCCCACCGCAGCGTAGGCTTCTTACGTAAGAGTCCCCGCTTCTCGCGGGCCATTTGAATTGCAGAAGAGCCACGCGGCTCTTTTTCAGTCGCGACCTTCACTCCAACCAACTTCTAAAGTCATTTCTTACCAAAAAATAAACGTTGCGCTGTTTGTTGGTATGTTGTATGTTGGGTATGTTGTAACAGGCTCGATAGAATGTTTCCCTCGAGTGACCCTCAACTTCTTTTCTTATTACTATACACGAAAGGTCGTCTTTAACAGCCTCGCAGTGGAACAAGAGTTCTTGGCTGGTAGTCCGCCATATCAACcagcgtatccagcttttctggacatgaGCTTTTAGTTAGCGGGATTGCCACAACGTGGCGCATTGACCTTAAACTTTTCGAACTATCCGCGGTGACGTAGTGATGGCGTcaacgaaacaaaaataaaataactaaAAGCTATCACTGAGTACAGAACTTCACCCCAAAgcttgtcccgccagcgttatcagtgttcttgaagAAGAGTGGCCGCTCATCGGCTGGAAATTACTTCTCATCCTAAGAATGTTTAGTAGCGACAAAGCAAGCCCAGCGATGATTGATTACGGACTTTTCAGAGACTTCCCAAAAGGCAGccgcggtttctttttttttctaatgctgCGGAGTCAACAGGCTAGGATAATTGTCTGAAGCACTTCgcggcagctttagctcgggcctaactccaATGTCGCCTATTCGAATatatgtaaaacacagaaacgctttCTGAGATAATCACTGGgccgcttttattgaaatttgttgcatttcaaagagaatGGTAAATTCTGGTGAATGTTGTAAGCGGAGTTTCGAATTATTTCTGGGTGTGCTAAacggaattttaaaaaattggtaagcctgaaaaaatagaagcacgaagcttacaaattcgcagctctgcacctagaatagatatcgcagttctgtaaacagcatccacgagagcatctaaagcggaaaaattTGACATGTCGATTTATATATTGCATggatttgttacattgtttacaacgTTATTGCAGAAGGTCTACTTACAAATTAGGGGTATTTTTGACAGtcatgtataatatatatattttgtccgctttaaatgtacatTTAGGTGCGATTGACGAAATTGTGATATCCTTTTCCTTGTTGAGTTTTTCCTTGTTGAGTTACAggtagtttcgtttcctgaataTATGCGATTTTTGTTAATATGTATAAACAATTGACGACCGAATTCAAAAATTCGCAACCAACAGTAATTATATTTAacacttttcttttaaatgcaacaaacgtcatCAGATTCGGTGctgcggttgccgagaaaaacgatttctaaattgccgtgtatttagataggaggcccgagctaaagctttctgaACGTCGCGCCGCGTCTgcgagagacgccgtcgtggacggcttttgattttcACCAATCGGTTTCGTTAAGGTACCCCCTATTATTTCTCAAGCAATTTCGCTTTCTGCGCTGATGGGCTACCGCAGCATCTTCACATCGAGAAAAGATGCGCTTATGTATTAAGATCAACGCACGAAcaagttggttttgcaccttgggGCAAAAGGTACGACAATAATTCTGCAAGCCATTTCTTTGTCGTCGTGCATTAGCACGCTATGGCCGTAGCTGCTCACACTATCACGTCACATTTACTGCTCACCAAGCCAGGTACACCTTTGGGCATGGCATATACTACTTGCATTTAGTTGTCAAAGCACTGCCCTGTCATAGTTATTCACATGCGTGAAAGATGGCCACTATTTACGATTACTGTGCAGCAATACACGCAGGATATGTCCGTTctccatattgtctaccatgttgccgttctgcCTTTATAACATAGCCGCAATGCAGACTATCGAACGCCAAAAAGGCTGCCCACGTACTAAAGGCCTCGCGCACAACTCCCCACACTTGCATTCAAGAACTGTGCGACTGTCGaggacatcattaaggaatgttggcagtttgAGGAAGGTCACAGTCTCGGCACATGAGACAATTTGTTCGCATCCTCATTGCGCGAAAATCGGTGTTAGCCTTGAAGGAATGACACTGTAGAGTGCATTGTAACTAATGTGATGTGGTCCGCGTCCCGAATTTCAGACCCATGCCTCACCCTGTGCAATCTCACCCTGCAAGGCTGTCGACTAAGCATCTCGCTTATATGTGTCGTCATCCGATAGTTGCCGGGCGCTGGCGTCCACCACAGGACCTACCGGACCTCTCTGCAACACTTTCCGATATTCTCGCCTTATTTCCATCGGGCTTCGGCTGAACTCTTTCAACAGGCATCTGTCCTGAAATTCGGCTACCCTGCCAACGTACGTTCTGGCTTTTTATCTTTAGGTTATCTTTAAGTTAGCGCTATTATGAGATTTTCATTTGTTTCACCTTTCCCAggatgcccgcatttttgtcggcctctgttcatatcTGGGGGCATGTTGATAGGCGCTGATAGGCGCTGATAGGCTCCGAGAGAATAATGTGCCCGCTTAGAACGCTTCGATAAAATTTTTAGAAGAGGCACCATGCGCCGCCCATTACTCCCAGTTTACCGAGCATATTGGTTTACTGTGCGCTATATTCGGTCTCGTCAGCTGCTCACCAGCTGCTCATCGGAGGGCGTGAAGTTGTTCCTGATGCACAGCCGCTTCCTCATCTCATCGGTAGTCTTGGCGCGGATCATGCTGGCTACCGTCCGGCAGGCGGAGTTCATCAGACCCTTGATGTCCAGGTAGTCTGCGGCCTGCAAGCAGGTGCCGTTGAAACACAGTCCCATAGACAAGAAAAAAAGGCAATGTACCGTCTCATGGTCTCCGTATCAACACCCACTACGGCTTTGGTCGCCATGAGTGCGAGGGAAAGAAAGCGGTGATTATAATCGGTGATTATAATTATAAGTGATTGTGTTGTATATTTTTTACGCTTCTGTAAGTCGAATAATACTCCTTGGATCTGCTTTTCGTGTTTATACTTTGTTGTTATTACTATGGCTCGACTTTGTTAATACTTTCTGCTCCTAggattgctactgctgttgttaaccGCATTAGGTATACTTTTTCGATGTATTTATTGTTGGAGGTCCCtcctcagtctttgactatgggacctcctagagttacttctgtaaaacatttcaaacgcATCAAtaaatgaaactgaaactgaaaaaaaaaacacggcagtAACGACTGATGGCTCACCACGATCAGCTGGAAGATGGTGGCCTGGTCCACGTTGAAGAACTCGGCGTCCCACGAGGACAGCGGCTGGCGCACCCCGATGGCCGCATCGTCCTCGGCCAGCACCAGCCAGTCGTCCTTGTGGTAGGTGGCCCACTGCAGGACTTTCTTCAGCGTCGCCGTGCTGACGTTCACCAGCGGCACCACTTCGTCGGCGTCCGTGTTCATCTTGCCTAGGTCTGCGTTGCACAAAACAGGTATAAAAGAAAGGACAGTGCTGTTCAGCGTCCAATCCCTTCATAaaggccatagagtttctcactataacacctagagggtaatctggcgccaccgtctatgggagtttcttaagggggcaccgtgccgtcatgggaatgacggtatatgtgtctgcgaggctcgcgttggctggtgttgtaagaggcttcgtctaaaacgtggatatggctagcAAATaatgcgttctcaaagtaaaatcttcataaaatgtttccattcacgcatattacatctttactcacctacgatgcatgaccaagcgaagaaaaacaagaacagacgaccaactgtttcaaagcgagcgcgaaccttgtcgtctgtccttcaactttagcggcccgctgatactttttacgtaacgtGTAGTCggacacacaataacaagttctcatagttaaacaaaacatgttttcgcctaataataaagctaaaacaactcttcacgtgctgttctagtagaaaatcaATCAGTGTGACAGAccgaacggtacttgccaagcgcgtcttcaaggtgtcctgtctctacgagaacgatgccaatccgaatccacaatataccggcattcccatgcataccacagcgcagcagcgccagatttccctctaggtaatgtagtgagaaactctatgataaaggccaactgcaacgtcATTTCGAGCCACGTGAAAGGTCTATAGTTTTCAGGTAACCTTACACTTGAAATACGATCGTGCACGACGCGCCATGAAAGGATCGCAGAAGTAGACGTCTTGAATACCATAacggggaaaaagaaaagcgcatcCCTTACTCATCGGATGTGACGTATGAATCCGAAAGCGTGGCTCCTCAGCGTGACCCCGGCTATAAAACGTTGCCCGCGGCTGTCCGCAGCGCGGTGAAAAATGTCAAAACTGACGTGCTGGGACTTACGTCATATCCGCTAATCCCCAGGTGCATGcatcgtctgcttaggtgctggTGTTTAAAGGCTCCTAATAAGAAATGTAGACAATTACCATCTCTGTTGCACGGTAGCGAAACtacaggaaagaaaagaaaatccccggtgattacgatactccttcaTGCGAAAATTGAGCGAAGCTGCATACGTGTTTTATTTCCTCATACATTGAGGCAGCGCACCAATCACCGCACGACTGGCAGGGTCACGACGCGCGGCGTTATatagagggtgtcccagctaactctAGCCAGAATTTAAAGCTGtgcgaatgccgcgtagctggacagaaccaagttaatgttgtttgccgtcacttgaagATACTCaatgtttttttattctacctaattagataattagtcttaattaataatCAATTTCGCAAATATTATAAgcagattaaaagtgtcaatgaaaaaattgcagagcgacatgaaaactcccgatacagatttgtgttgctcaataagcgctacataaaagtgtttttcctagcctaaaggaagcccgcgaatacacgcagagtgcctcgagtggccagtcgtgagcaattttgcgtgcatctgcatgcttctttcacgctcggattatgtagcacatattgagcaacagaaagctttgtTAAGAGTACCCTCGTTTTCCTCATGATTTCGTGTCGTCcttctctttttccttctttattttttttggctCCGTGGCAGTTAAGAGGTTGGACACTAAATTTCGCCATGTTGCACCATGTTGCGCCATTCCGCCGTATGGGCGTTTTGAACCAATCAGAGATGCCGTGCAGCCCTATGAGCAAGTCAGAGCTGGCGAATTTGACGATGCGGCGGAATTCGACAGCGTGCAGATTAAAGCTCTCCGATGTGCCTATCGATGTGACGGTTACGAAGCCCGCTGATCCTATCGACCAACTTCCATTCCATCTATTTAAACGATAGAAACAGCGAGAACACGCACCTTCCATCATGGTTCGCAGCGTTCCGGACACCATGGCCGTCTGCAGGTCCACCTCGAAGACATGTCCCTCGCTGCTTTGCAGCTTCATGGTGCTGGTAGACGGAGCAGCAGCCGACGTCACTACCGCCTGCTGAGGCACGGAAGACGCAGCGCTGATGTCTATGCCTGCAACGCTGGCTGATGGTGAAGCGCCAGCCACCTGCCAGGCGCCCACGTCCTCCTCTACGGCAGCGTCCGGAGGAGGAGTCATCGGACTGTCGGGGACATCGCGACCGGACTCCATGATTTTGCTATACGAGGTTGCTAGCTCGCTCACGAAAGTGTGGCACTTGCCCACTACGCGGGAGTGACCAGGATGCCGGCGCAAGGAGCGCGTAAAGGgcacgatgatgacgatgacctcGGGAACTGGGACACATATTtactcgtgcacgtggagcacgctatcttaacgcatccatcggtctctctctctggaggacgctcgcatttggcgacgcctccagggaaacaattatacatcaccacgttggatctacttaacacagacgagggactataacgacgccctctgcaacatttgtaagcaaaaaggtacgctagaccatataatatgggagtatgctggctccccaggggccaaggaaaataTTGACAGTAGAGaggcctgggaggccttgctccagagcgaggctgaagacgaccagcgtcgagccatccgcctggccgttgaggccttgaagactcaccgtcctgaacgcgcggggactgcttcgtcctccccccctacctacgtgtaggttaagaggcgggcaccccagctcggtggaacaataaag contains:
- the LOC135907345 gene encoding S-phase kinase-associated protein 1-like; this translates as MESGRDVPDSPMTPPPDAAVEEDVGAWQVAGASPSASVAGIDISAASSVPQQAVVTSAAAPSTSTMKLQSSEGHVFEVDLQTAMVSGTLRTMMEDLGKMNTDADEVVPLVNVSTATLKKVLQWATYHKDDWLVLAEDDAAIGVRQPLSSWDAEFFNVDQATIFQLIVAADYLDIKGLMNSACRTVASMIRAKTTDEMRKRLCIRNNFTPSDEQLVKRETEWYD